From the Periophthalmus magnuspinnatus isolate fPerMag1 chromosome 1, fPerMag1.2.pri, whole genome shotgun sequence genome, one window contains:
- the LOC117375298 gene encoding BUB3-interacting and GLEBS motif-containing protein ZNF207-like: MGRKKKKQMKPWCWYCNRDFDDEKILIQHQKAKHFKCHICHKKLYTGPGLAIHCMQVHKETIDSVPNAIPGRTDIELEIYGMEGIPEKDMQERRRTLEQKSQESQKRKNQDDSDEDDDDDEPGPSAQTAVQPQAAYAAPMAQPGMPVAGAPGLPPGGYQGMPPMMPGVPPMMHGMPPGMHGMPPGMIPMGGMMPPMMPGMPGIPPGMPPHMAPRPGMPHMTPAPTGAIPSRPAAAAQPAVTKPLFPSAAQAQQSASGVTASTAATSDPPKATFPAYTQPSVSASSSSTSASNPSSSTVAKPPATVTSKPATLTTTSATSKLIHPDEDISLEEMRAQLPRYQRLVPRVGQAHAAAAAAVATVGGMIPPQQGIPQQPGMRHPMHGQYGAPPQAMPGYMAGGIPPYGQGPMVPPYQGGPPLGMRPPVMSPAGRY; the protein is encoded by the exons ATGGGGcgtaagaagaagaagcagatgaaGCCGTGGTGCTG GTATTGTAATCGGGACTTTGACGATGAAAAGATTCTGATTCAGCATCAAAaggcaaaacattttaaatgtcaCATCTGCCACAAGAAGCTGTACactggccctggtttagccatCCACTGTATGCAG GTTCACAAGGAGACGATTGACAGTGTTCCTAATGCAATCCCTGGAAGAACTGACATCGAGTTGGAGATCTATGGGATGGAAGGAATACCAGAGAAAGATATGCAGGAAAGACGGCGGACGTTGGAACAAAAGTCTCAAG aaagccaaaaaaggaaaaatcagGATGACTCtgatgaggatgatgatgatgatgagccTGGACCTTCAGCTCAAACTGCTGTTCAGCCACAGGCTGCCTACGCCGCTCCCATGGCCCAGCCTGGGATGCCCGTAGCTGGGGCACCAGGGTTACCTCCTGGAGGATACCAAG GAATGCCTCCTATGATGCCGGGTGTTCCACCCATGATGCATGGCATGCCTCCTGGAATGCATGGGATGCCTCCTGG CATGATACCAATGGGTGGGATGATGCCTCCCATGATGCCTGGGATGCCCGGAATACCTCCAG GGATGCCTCCACACATGGCTCCACGGCCTGGGATGCCTCACATGACCCCAGCCCCCACAGGAGCCATCCCAAGCCGGCCCGCTGCAGCAGCACAACCTGCTGTCACTAAGCCTTTGTTTCCCAGTGCAGCTCAG GCCCAGCAAAGTGCATCAGGAGTCACTGCCTCCACAGCAGCCACATCTGACCCTCCCAAAGCAACGTTCCCCGCCTACACTCAgccctctgtctctgcctcttcttcttccaCTTCTGCTTCTAATCCCTCTAGCAGCACTGTGGCCAAACCCCCGGCCACAGTGACTAGTAAACCTGCCACACTAACTACCACGAGTGCAACTAGTAAGTTGATCCACCCTGATGAGGATATCTCACTG GAAGAGATGAGGGCACAGTTGCCCCGTTACCAGCGCCTCGTCCCCAGAGTGGGACAGGCCCAtgcagctgctgctgctgccgtgGCAACAGTGGGTGGCATGATTCCCCCACAGCAAGGAATCCCCCAGCAGCCCGGCATGAGGCATCCCATGCACG GTCAGTACGGTGCTCCTCCACAGGCCATGCCCGGCTACATGGCCGGGGGGATACCTCCATATGGGCAGGGTCCCATGGTGCCCCCGTATCAGGGGGGTCCTCCCTTGGGCATGAGGCCACCTGTCATGTCACCAGCCGGACGCTACTGA
- the cd7al gene encoding cd7 antigen-like: MSDTERLALWTLALFSAHAVCCVSAHLEVLARDSGDVVVLSCRVDHTSTPPFGVYLKRSRLRPGDVLFKYEDEDVSVRDGEYHNRTSVTGDPKIHEVNVTIRDLRPTDTDQYHCEFNFNNPTSEDTVQRGTTEYFIYVRGVVDVDRDWVHTCVGGSTQMPCLPPVGDDSAVEGVVLKRQKGRGPVELLYHSQRTSRSSHFSEDRVRLVPVPGPGGISYSLTVDALRPEDSGLYSCQLLLQGRPPSPAMGPQGVYVSVQDDQCGCSSYSALIYALSAAVAVTFVLLVVALLVHRGSRPRAKATPNPAPIYEEMTGLKPKSPKRSRGFGDELPWASEYRNITTKDEREPRPENHYESPNGAIESKPE, encoded by the exons ATGAGTGACACTGAACGCCTCGCTCTGTGGACGCTCGCGCTCTTCTCCGCGCACGCCG TGTGTTGTGTCTCCGCACACCTGGAGGTTTTAGCTCGTGACTCAGGAGACGTCGTGGTCCTGTCCTGCCGCGTGGACCACACCTCGACTCCGCCCTTTGGGGTTTACCTGAAGCGCTCGAGGCTGCGGCCCGGGGACGTGCTCTTCAAGTACGAGGACGAAGACGTGAGCGTGAGAGACGGCGAGTACCACAACCGCACCAGCGTCACCGGAGACCCCAAAATCCACGAGGTCAACGTCACCATCAGGGACCTGAGGCCCACGGACACCGACCAGTATCACTGCGAGTTTAACTTCAACAACCCGACGTCTGAAGACACCGTGCAGCGAGGGACAACAGAGTACTTCATCTATGTGCGAGGAG TGGTGGACGTGGACAGGGACTGGGTCCACACCTGTGTGGGGGGCTCCACCCAGATGCCCTGCCTGCCTCCTGTGGGGGACGACTCCGCGGTGGAGGGCGTGGTCCTGAAGAGGCAGAAGGGGCGTGGCCCCGTGGAGCTGCTGTACCACTCCCAGCGCACGTCCCGCTCCTCGCACTTCTCTGAGGACAGGGTCCGGCTGGTCCCCGTCCCGGGACCAGGGGGCATCAGCTACAGCCTGACTGTGGACGCTCTGCGTCCCGAGGACAGCGGCCTGTACAGCTGCCAACTCCTGCTCCAGGGGCGACCCCCCAGCCCCGCCATGGGCCCACAGGGGGTGTATGTGTCTGTGCAAG aCGACCAGTGCGGCTGCTCCAGTTACTCCGCCCTCATTTACGCCTTGTCTGCAGCGGTGGCCGTCACTTTTGTCCTCCTGGTCGTGGCTTTGCTCGTGCACAGG GGGAGCCGCCCACGAGCAAAGGCAACCCCCAACCCGGCGCCCATCTACGAGGAGATGACCGGTCTGAAGCCCAAGAGCCCCAAACGCTCCCGGGGCTTCGGGGACGAGCTGCCGTGGGCGTCAGAGTACAGGAACATCACCACGAAGGACGAGAGGGAGCCTCGCCCCGAAAACCACTACGAGAGTCCCAACGGAGCCATCGAGTCCAAACCGGAGTGA